A window of Paenibacillus polygoni contains these coding sequences:
- the larB gene encoding nickel pincer cofactor biosynthesis protein LarB → MLENILNQVKNGELSVDEAKEYFAAFEDLGFAKVDHHRKKRQGFPEIVYGEGKTSEHIISIVQSLRAQNNQVLVTRVTEDKAKEVQNVLPELIYNDVARILYWKKQETPSNLPGYIAVIAAGTSDIRVAEEAAVTAEVLGSSVHRIYDVGVAGIHRLLHHAEEIQNAVVSVVVAGMEGALPSVVGGLVAHPVIAVPTSIGYGANFNGLSALLTMLNSCASGISVVNIDNGFGGGYNAALIHKLIQKGL, encoded by the coding sequence ATGCTGGAGAACATACTAAATCAAGTGAAAAATGGAGAACTGAGTGTGGATGAAGCGAAGGAGTACTTCGCTGCTTTTGAAGACTTGGGCTTCGCAAAGGTGGATCATCATCGAAAAAAACGCCAAGGTTTCCCTGAGATTGTCTATGGAGAAGGCAAAACATCGGAACATATTATTTCCATTGTCCAGTCTCTACGTGCGCAGAACAATCAGGTACTGGTCACAAGAGTAACCGAGGATAAGGCGAAAGAAGTTCAGAATGTTCTGCCTGAGTTGATATATAACGATGTTGCAAGGATTCTTTATTGGAAAAAGCAAGAGACTCCTAGTAACCTGCCCGGATATATTGCTGTGATTGCTGCCGGCACCTCGGATATTCGTGTAGCGGAAGAAGCAGCCGTTACGGCCGAAGTCCTCGGTAGCAGTGTTCACCGAATCTACGATGTGGGTGTCGCAGGCATTCACCGTCTACTGCACCATGCGGAAGAAATCCAAAATGCGGTTGTTTCGGTGGTTGTGGCTGGTATGGAAGGAGCTTTGCCAAGTGTGGTAGGCGGCTTAGTTGCTCATCCCGTCATTGCGGTCCCAACCAGTATCGGCTATGGAGCAAACTTTAACGGCTTGTCAGCACTGCTTACGATGCTAAATTCTTGTGCTTCAGGCATCAGTGTTGTCAATATTGATAACGGATTTGGCGGCGGGTATAATGCTGCACTCATTCATAAGCTGATTCAGAAGGGATTGTAA
- the larE gene encoding ATP-dependent sacrificial sulfur transferase LarE — protein sequence MTNLYELTGKSEGLAQLENKYNQLQAILLEMKSVVVAFSGGVDSTFLLKVAVDTLGADHVLAVTADSETYPSSELEEAKELAAQIGVNHQVIETSELAIPGYAENNKNRCYFCKSSLFDHLIPVLERMSFQNIVYGVIADDMNEFRPGMQAAKERGIRGPLLEAELYKQEIRELSKERNLPTWDKPSFACLSSRIAYGEHITNEKLKKVERAEAYLKSLGIRQVRVRTHQEIARIEVEPQDMRIVLEHHSDIVEELQDYGYKYVTMDLLGYHSGSMNKVLPM from the coding sequence ATGACGAATCTATATGAACTTACAGGAAAATCAGAGGGATTGGCCCAGCTTGAGAATAAATATAACCAATTACAAGCCATCCTTCTGGAAATGAAGTCCGTCGTCGTTGCCTTCTCCGGCGGGGTTGACAGTACCTTTCTTCTAAAAGTTGCTGTCGATACCTTAGGAGCGGATCATGTTCTAGCGGTTACTGCAGATTCAGAGACCTACCCATCAAGTGAATTGGAAGAAGCGAAGGAACTGGCAGCTCAGATTGGTGTAAACCATCAGGTAATCGAAACTTCGGAACTTGCCATTCCGGGGTATGCGGAAAACAATAAGAACCGCTGTTATTTTTGTAAAAGCAGCTTGTTTGACCATCTCATCCCTGTACTTGAGCGAATGTCATTTCAGAATATTGTATACGGTGTCATCGCTGACGATATGAACGAATTTCGACCAGGAATGCAGGCAGCAAAAGAAAGAGGGATTCGCGGTCCTTTGCTTGAAGCAGAACTATACAAACAAGAGATTAGAGAACTTTCGAAAGAACGTAATTTACCTACATGGGATAAGCCTTCCTTTGCGTGTCTATCCTCCAGGATTGCTTATGGGGAGCATATTACGAATGAGAAGCTTAAAAAAGTAGAACGAGCAGAGGCTTACTTGAAATCACTCGGAATCCGCCAGGTTCGCGTTCGAACCCATCAAGAGATTGCAAGAATTGAAGTGGAACCGCAAGATATGAGAATTGTATTAGAACATCACTCTGATATCGTAGAGGAACTTCAAGACTATGGATATAAGTACGTTACGATGGATTTGCTTGGTTATCACAGCGGTAGCATGAATAAAGTTCTTCCAATGTAG
- a CDS encoding nickel pincer cofactor-dependent isomerase, group 22: MGILQELLKDIPVPKMAKVKVDFDDNQIKDLETELRKKLDREKILSKIKPGMEIAIAVGSRGLDRLAEITYVTVKFLQDAGAKPFIVPSMGSHGGATAEGQREVLAHLGVTEETMNCEIRSSMEVVQLGELSNGLPVYIDQYAANADGIVVINRIKPHTAFRGPVESGIMKMISIGLGKQKGAEACHQLGFKYMAENVPAMAKMIMEKRPVLFGVATVENAFDKVAVIETLTPDEIEEKEAGLQMKAKEMLPKLFFDQLEVLVIDEIGKNISGDGMDPNITGRYPTPYAHGGPDVNKMVVLDLTSQSEGNANGVGTADFTTQRLVDKMDLETMYANGLTSTVVAPTKIATTLSNDREAIQAAIKTSNILDFHQVKMVRIKNTLVLNEIEVSEALIEMVKQHPQMELVSDLYDIPFDREGNLF, encoded by the coding sequence ATGGGGATTTTACAAGAACTTTTAAAAGATATTCCTGTTCCAAAAATGGCAAAAGTAAAAGTTGATTTTGATGACAATCAGATCAAAGACTTGGAAACAGAACTTAGAAAGAAGCTGGACCGTGAGAAAATCCTAAGCAAAATAAAGCCTGGAATGGAAATTGCGATCGCCGTCGGCAGCAGAGGACTCGACAGACTTGCGGAAATCACTTACGTGACTGTTAAGTTTCTGCAAGATGCCGGAGCGAAACCCTTTATCGTACCAAGTATGGGCAGCCATGGCGGCGCTACAGCAGAAGGACAGCGCGAAGTACTGGCACATCTCGGGGTAACCGAAGAGACCATGAATTGTGAGATACGTTCCTCTATGGAAGTCGTTCAGCTTGGAGAGCTGTCTAATGGACTACCCGTATATATAGATCAGTATGCGGCTAATGCTGACGGAATCGTTGTTATTAACCGGATCAAGCCCCATACTGCTTTTAGAGGTCCGGTTGAAAGCGGAATCATGAAGATGATTAGTATAGGTCTTGGTAAGCAAAAAGGTGCTGAGGCTTGTCACCAGCTCGGATTTAAATATATGGCCGAGAATGTACCTGCTATGGCTAAAATGATAATGGAGAAAAGACCCGTTTTGTTTGGAGTAGCAACCGTTGAGAACGCATTTGATAAAGTAGCTGTCATCGAGACCCTTACGCCCGATGAGATTGAAGAGAAAGAAGCAGGGTTACAGATGAAAGCAAAGGAAATGTTGCCTAAACTGTTCTTTGATCAATTAGAAGTACTGGTTATTGATGAGATTGGCAAAAACATAAGCGGTGATGGAATGGACCCTAACATTACAGGTCGGTATCCTACCCCGTACGCTCATGGTGGTCCTGACGTGAATAAGATGGTGGTCCTTGACTTGACTTCACAATCGGAAGGAAATGCGAATGGGGTAGGAACAGCGGACTTTACAACTCAAAGACTCGTAGACAAGATGGATCTCGAAACGATGTATGCGAATGGACTCACGTCTACCGTAGTAGCGCCGACCAAAATTGCAACGACGTTATCTAACGATCGTGAAGCAATTCAGGCTGCGATTAAAACAAGCAATATTCTAGATTTTCATCAAGTAAAAATGGTTCGTATCAAAAATACACTCGTACTTAATGAGATCGAAGTATCTGAGGCTTTAATAGAAATGGTGAAACAGCATCCTCAGATGGAACTGGTATCGGACCTATATGATATTCCTTTTGACAGGGAAGGAAACTTATTTTGA
- a CDS encoding MFS transporter, translating into MQTSCTTHPNVSKKKERFPFALLCLTLGAFAIGMTEFVIMGILPNVASDLSVTIPQAGQLITGYALGVAIGAPVLTILTNRIPQKPLLCILMAIFILGNFIGAIAPTYELLMGSRLLTALAHGTFLGTGSLIATQLVRPEKRAGAVSMVLAGLTISNIIGVPFGTMIGQNMGWRASFIAITIMGIISLIGIIFLIPKIEQTTEASLSKEVRSLFQPQVLLVLATGAFGACSMFTVFTYITPLMTDITGFQESSVTWILVMYGVGVTLGNIIGGRLADWKLMPSLIAIFSVLTALLFILSGVLHYPVLTLICVFLWGAAAFAILPGIQLRIMNLAHEAPRLAATSSHSALNVGNASGAFIGGFIITHAGLAYIPLTGALMAAIGIMGAVLSYNQVEKRKRVVN; encoded by the coding sequence ATGCAAACCTCATGTACAACACATCCTAATGTTTCAAAAAAGAAAGAGCGTTTTCCTTTTGCGCTCCTCTGTCTGACGCTGGGTGCATTTGCGATCGGTATGACTGAATTTGTAATTATGGGTATTCTGCCTAATGTTGCAAGTGATCTGAGTGTTACGATTCCACAGGCTGGACAGTTAATTACCGGATATGCACTTGGTGTCGCGATCGGCGCACCTGTACTCACCATTCTCACCAATCGAATTCCTCAAAAACCGCTGCTTTGTATTTTAATGGCAATCTTTATTCTAGGTAACTTTATTGGGGCAATAGCTCCTACCTATGAATTATTAATGGGGTCACGCCTGTTAACAGCTCTAGCTCACGGAACATTTCTTGGAACAGGGTCGCTCATTGCAACTCAATTGGTGCGTCCTGAAAAACGAGCCGGCGCTGTATCCATGGTATTAGCGGGACTTACCATCTCTAACATCATCGGTGTTCCTTTTGGCACAATGATTGGTCAAAATATGGGTTGGCGTGCTTCCTTCATAGCGATTACGATTATGGGGATCATCTCACTTATTGGCATCATCTTCTTAATACCTAAAATAGAGCAAACAACAGAGGCGAGTCTATCCAAAGAGGTTCGCAGTCTTTTCCAGCCACAAGTACTGCTTGTGCTTGCTACGGGGGCTTTTGGTGCATGTAGTATGTTTACGGTCTTTACTTACATCACGCCACTTATGACGGATATTACTGGTTTTCAGGAGAGCAGTGTAACCTGGATTCTCGTAATGTACGGTGTGGGAGTAACGCTCGGAAATATAATTGGCGGGCGGCTTGCAGATTGGAAGCTCATGCCATCTCTGATCGCGATATTTAGTGTCTTGACGGCACTGTTATTTATTTTATCAGGCGTGCTGCATTACCCCGTTCTTACGCTGATTTGCGTTTTTTTATGGGGAGCAGCCGCATTTGCTATTTTGCCGGGAATACAGCTTCGCATTATGAATTTGGCACATGAAGCCCCAAGGCTCGCTGCCACCTCAAGTCACTCTGCTCTTAATGTAGGGAACGCTTCTGGCGCATTTATCGGAGGATTCATCATTACTCATGCGGGCCTTGCCTATATCCCGCTGACAGGTGCATTGATGGCGGCTATTGGGATTATGGGAGCTGTATTAAGCTATAATCAGGTTGAAAAAAGAAAAAGAGTTGTGAATTAA
- a CDS encoding fructose bisphosphate aldolase — translation MNQKQRERMESGKGFIAALDQSGGSTPKALLQYGVKETEYSNEEEMYTLVHEMRTRIIKSPAFSSDYILGAILFENTMDRKIDGKFTGEYLWEEKGIVPFLKIDKGLAEEKNGVQLMKPMPELDRLLDRANEKGIFGTKMRSVIKEANKEAIKEVVTQQFEVAKQILAKGLMPIIEPEVDIYSEDKQKSEEILRDELTKHLSTLDENVKVMLKLSLPSEDNYYRELVSHPHVLRVVALSGGYEREEANEKLARNHGVIASFSRALAESLIADQTDQDFNKLLTSSVETIYKASLT, via the coding sequence ATGAATCAAAAACAACGAGAACGAATGGAATCAGGAAAAGGATTTATTGCAGCCCTGGATCAAAGCGGGGGCAGTACTCCCAAAGCCTTGCTGCAATACGGAGTAAAGGAAACGGAATATAGTAATGAAGAAGAGATGTATACACTTGTACACGAGATGAGAACACGAATCATTAAAAGTCCTGCTTTCTCTTCGGATTATATTTTAGGAGCGATCTTGTTTGAAAATACAATGGATCGTAAAATAGACGGAAAATTTACTGGGGAGTACTTGTGGGAGGAGAAAGGCATTGTTCCCTTTCTCAAGATTGATAAAGGATTAGCTGAGGAGAAAAATGGAGTCCAGCTCATGAAACCAATGCCTGAACTAGATCGTTTGCTGGACCGAGCAAATGAAAAAGGGATTTTCGGGACGAAGATGCGTTCCGTGATTAAAGAAGCGAATAAAGAAGCGATTAAAGAAGTCGTAACCCAGCAATTCGAAGTTGCCAAGCAAATCTTGGCCAAAGGACTCATGCCGATTATTGAACCGGAAGTAGATATCTATAGTGAAGATAAACAAAAATCGGAAGAAATTTTAAGAGACGAATTAACTAAGCATCTGTCTACACTTGATGAGAACGTAAAAGTGATGTTGAAGCTTTCCTTGCCAAGCGAAGATAATTACTATAGGGAGCTTGTGAGCCATCCTCATGTACTTCGAGTAGTGGCTTTATCTGGGGGATATGAACGAGAAGAAGCGAATGAGAAATTGGCTCGCAACCATGGAGTGATTGCAAGTTTCTCACGTGCCTTAGCGGAAAGTCTTATAGCAGATCAGACAGATCAAGATTTCAATAAGCTGTTAACAAGTTCCGTGGAAACGATCTATAAAGCTTCTTTAACATAG
- a CDS encoding N-acetylmuramoyl-L-alanine amidase family protein, which translates to MKKTMILFLFSLLLCSIFPNIGHASSNPPKAKIILDGKEIKLPSPAQVSIINNSVMIPIRVVAENLNFKVTWDQKIKRVKIQNDTDTLTLTVNKKEALINDIASLLEVSPRNLNNTVVVPLRFVSENMGLAVKWDNKNKVVTLTSSIPVAGSNGIEEGTYKEPVKQVNDMYFANNQLVVSLDGDVKPSISTLANPQRIVVDIPNATFSSSFSQSLNIGTIGKLDVSGYSTVSEVRYSLFSRDPEVVRIVIVAEEEIPFEFQTEMESNTLVVDVTEADENSTFVPLPAPIPIPPVDNSGRKTVVIDPGHGGSDPGTIGITNTHEKDFTLALSLKVETLLQSEPEINVVMTRDEDVYPTRTERVALANQLKADLFVSIHGNSVLASPQASGTESYYYQRSSSKDLAKVIHKHLVKALGFKDRGVKEGNYQVIRETTMPAALLEIGFLSNLAEEEALFTEAVQDKAAQAIVDGIKEYLGI; encoded by the coding sequence ATGAAAAAAACAATGATTTTATTTCTTTTCAGTTTATTATTATGCAGTATTTTTCCAAACATCGGGCATGCTTCGAGTAATCCGCCTAAAGCCAAAATTATTCTTGATGGTAAAGAAATCAAACTGCCTTCCCCTGCACAAGTGAGCATCATAAATAATTCGGTCATGATTCCCATCCGTGTTGTTGCAGAGAATTTGAACTTTAAAGTAACCTGGGATCAAAAGATAAAACGCGTCAAAATTCAGAATGATACAGATACCTTAACGCTCACCGTGAATAAAAAAGAAGCCTTGATCAACGACATAGCCTCCCTGCTTGAGGTTTCACCAAGGAATCTGAATAATACGGTCGTTGTGCCGCTTCGGTTTGTAAGTGAAAATATGGGACTTGCTGTGAAATGGGATAATAAGAATAAAGTCGTTACGCTTACAAGCAGTATTCCTGTAGCAGGTTCAAATGGCATTGAAGAAGGGACCTATAAGGAACCTGTCAAACAAGTGAATGATATGTATTTTGCAAACAACCAGCTCGTCGTTTCTTTAGATGGGGATGTAAAACCTTCTATATCTACACTTGCTAATCCTCAGCGGATTGTGGTCGATATCCCGAACGCGACTTTCTCCAGCTCCTTTTCTCAATCTTTAAACATAGGGACGATAGGTAAGCTAGACGTTAGCGGATACTCAACTGTTTCCGAGGTGAGATATTCCTTATTCAGTCGTGATCCGGAAGTTGTTCGAATTGTTATCGTTGCTGAAGAAGAAATCCCTTTTGAGTTTCAGACGGAAATGGAATCAAATACCCTTGTTGTCGATGTAACGGAAGCGGATGAAAATAGCACTTTTGTCCCTCTTCCTGCTCCTATTCCTATTCCACCAGTTGACAATTCAGGACGTAAAACGGTTGTAATCGATCCCGGTCATGGCGGCAGCGATCCAGGTACAATCGGTATTACAAATACACATGAAAAAGATTTTACTTTAGCTTTATCGTTAAAAGTAGAAACATTATTACAAAGTGAGCCGGAGATCAATGTCGTTATGACTCGTGATGAAGATGTATACCCTACCCGGACGGAACGAGTCGCCTTAGCGAATCAATTAAAAGCAGATCTATTTGTATCGATTCATGGGAATAGTGTCCTAGCCTCCCCTCAAGCCAGCGGAACCGAATCCTATTATTATCAGCGAAGCAGCAGTAAAGATTTAGCAAAGGTTATTCATAAGCATCTCGTGAAGGCACTTGGGTTTAAAGACCGCGGTGTTAAAGAAGGGAATTACCAAGTCATTAGAGAAACAACGATGCCCGCCGCACTGCTGGAGATTGGATTCCTTAGTAACCTAGCAGAAGAAGAGGCGCTCTTCACAGAAGCTGTACAAGATAAAGCAGCACAAGCCATTGTAGATGGAATTAAAGAGTATTTGGGTATTTAA
- a CDS encoding CHY zinc finger protein, with translation MDVYGAVLDRETRCIHYHSEKDIIAVKFACCNRYYPCYKCHEEHADHAIRRWPQEQFSELAILCGNCHSELSIKEYMNTDSCPHCHALFNEGCAAHYHIYFEKRNRP, from the coding sequence GTGGACGTTTATGGAGCTGTCTTGGATCGTGAAACGCGCTGTATTCATTATCATTCGGAAAAAGATATCATCGCAGTGAAATTTGCATGCTGCAACCGATATTATCCTTGTTATAAATGTCATGAGGAACATGCTGATCACGCCATTCGGCGCTGGCCGCAGGAGCAGTTCAGTGAACTCGCGATCCTATGCGGGAATTGTCACAGCGAATTGTCAATTAAAGAGTATATGAATACGGACAGCTGTCCGCATTGCCACGCTCTGTTTAATGAAGGGTGTGCTGCACATTATCACATTTATTTTGAAAAAAGAAACCGTCCGTGA
- a CDS encoding energy-coupling factor transporter transmembrane component T family protein, giving the protein MANSLLLGEYRERESMLHQLDPRTKILSVFIIMLSFLMLKTFVSYTAATLFVIGVYRLSNIPFRIVLRSLKPVLLILAFTFFFHTLTTEGRVLWSYSFIHVTVEGLQNGMRFVMRIVLLILLASILTLTTKPLTLAQGLERLLGPLSRLNVPIEQFSLMIVIAIRFIPTIMQELERILLAQKARGYDISSLPWTKRIFSYIPILIPLLFTTVKRAEQLTYAIDARAYGNGKGRTVYRQLEMKRIDYIALVIALLFTFVVLLLRMGGI; this is encoded by the coding sequence ATGGCGAATAGCTTATTACTAGGCGAATATAGGGAACGAGAATCAATGCTTCATCAGCTGGATCCTCGAACGAAGATACTTAGCGTATTCATTATTATGCTTAGCTTTTTGATGCTGAAAACGTTCGTTAGTTATACAGCAGCTACCCTTTTTGTTATAGGGGTTTACCGATTATCCAATATCCCGTTTCGTATCGTGCTGAGAAGTTTAAAACCTGTTTTACTTATATTAGCGTTCACTTTTTTCTTTCATACGCTGACAACGGAAGGCAGGGTTCTTTGGTCTTATTCCTTTATACATGTAACCGTAGAGGGTTTGCAAAATGGTATGCGGTTTGTGATGCGAATTGTATTGCTGATTTTACTTGCCTCGATCTTGACGTTAACTACCAAACCTTTAACATTAGCTCAAGGGCTTGAAAGGCTTCTCGGACCGTTATCCAGACTAAACGTGCCCATCGAACAATTTTCGCTCATGATTGTCATCGCAATCCGTTTTATTCCCACGATCATGCAAGAACTTGAACGGATTCTTCTTGCCCAAAAAGCAAGAGGATATGACATTTCGTCTCTACCTTGGACAAAACGTATTTTTTCGTACATTCCCATTCTCATTCCCTTGCTATTCACAACGGTAAAACGTGCGGAACAACTAACGTATGCGATTGATGCTAGGGCGTATGGGAATGGCAAGGGAAGAACCGTCTATAGACAACTTGAAATGAAGCGGATCGATTATATAGCCTTGGTTATCGCACTTTTATTTACGTTTGTCGTGTTACTATTAAGGATGGGGGGGATCTGA
- a CDS encoding ATP-binding cassette domain-containing protein, whose protein sequence is MECELIDVAVDYDGRMALRQITCTLHEGKWISVIGPTGAGKSTFVKVLKGLIPKVQGQYFIDKEGVPTDSKGRMKVIPEIGFVFQYPEHQIFETTVYKELAFAPKIQGYSSQQIDEAIENVLPQVELYKDVLNYAPFQLSGGQKRRLAIASVLLMNPKLLILDEPTAGLDPLSRVALLKMLKEWQHQNNCTIIFVSHHMDDVAEYSDEVMIFKAGLLIGHEDADTLFLKKTELLRQAGLSLPEHIEFLQFIEQWYGQPIEVKSCKERDVFDRILPIWHARGLTNGE, encoded by the coding sequence ATGGAATGCGAACTAATAGATGTAGCTGTGGACTATGACGGACGGATGGCTCTAAGACAGATCACCTGCACTTTGCATGAAGGAAAATGGATTTCTGTCATCGGACCAACAGGTGCGGGCAAATCTACCTTTGTCAAAGTATTAAAGGGGCTCATTCCGAAGGTTCAGGGACAGTACTTTATTGATAAAGAGGGGGTTCCAACCGATTCCAAAGGAAGAATGAAAGTCATACCTGAAATCGGCTTTGTTTTTCAGTATCCGGAACATCAAATTTTTGAAACAACGGTGTACAAAGAACTTGCTTTTGCACCAAAGATTCAGGGATATTCGTCGCAGCAGATTGACGAGGCTATAGAAAATGTACTTCCACAAGTCGAACTCTATAAAGACGTATTGAACTATGCACCTTTTCAATTAAGTGGAGGTCAGAAACGGCGGCTTGCTATTGCTTCTGTATTGCTTATGAACCCAAAACTGCTTATTTTAGATGAACCAACCGCAGGACTTGATCCTTTGAGCCGAGTAGCTCTACTCAAGATGCTGAAGGAATGGCAGCACCAAAATAACTGCACGATTATTTTTGTATCCCATCATATGGATGATGTTGCCGAATATTCGGATGAGGTCATGATATTTAAGGCGGGACTGCTCATCGGTCATGAAGATGCAGATACTTTATTTTTGAAAAAAACAGAATTACTAAGACAAGCAGGGTTATCTTTACCAGAACATATAGAGTTCCTGCAGTTCATCGAACAATGGTACGGGCAGCCAATCGAAGTGAAAAGCTGTAAGGAACGAGATGTTTTTGATAGAATATTGCCCATTTGGCATGCAAGGGGTCTTACAAATGGCGAATAG
- a CDS encoding energy-coupling factor transporter ATPase: MLIFDHVHFYYQQEHPILDDLSFTIEPGEFVAMVGANGCGKSTVAKLMDGLLLPKQGHVTFGNLETSNPEDLVSIHEKIGIVFQNPEDQFITTTVLDEILFGLQNIRVPREEMDQRVEEALHMVHMEDYKEAMPHHLSGGQKQRVAIAAILAMRPQIIIFDEATSMLDPEGREQVMKIMKELHRQGMTIIHITHHMDEVLFAKRLLLLHEGRIEFDGEPATFFETVNVTDYQLEKPFSVRLHQNLHLNTPLTADWKEMIRSEWNAN; this comes from the coding sequence ATGCTTATCTTTGATCATGTACATTTTTATTATCAACAAGAACATCCGATCTTGGATGATTTGAGCTTTACAATTGAGCCCGGTGAATTCGTCGCGATGGTTGGAGCCAATGGCTGTGGAAAATCTACGGTAGCTAAGCTCATGGATGGACTGCTCTTGCCGAAGCAGGGACATGTGACCTTCGGCAATCTGGAGACTTCAAATCCGGAGGATCTTGTAAGTATTCATGAGAAAATCGGGATTGTCTTTCAAAACCCAGAGGATCAGTTTATCACCACAACGGTGCTGGATGAAATCCTGTTTGGACTTCAGAATATTCGGGTGCCTAGAGAAGAGATGGATCAGCGTGTGGAGGAAGCTTTACATATGGTCCATATGGAGGACTATAAAGAGGCGATGCCGCACCACCTGTCTGGAGGACAAAAACAGCGTGTTGCCATTGCAGCTATATTAGCGATGCGTCCACAAATTATCATTTTTGACGAAGCAACATCCATGCTTGATCCTGAGGGAAGAGAGCAAGTGATGAAGATCATGAAGGAGCTGCACCGTCAGGGCATGACGATTATTCATATCACCCATCACATGGATGAGGTACTATTTGCCAAGCGGCTGCTGCTTCTACATGAAGGCCGAATTGAATTTGATGGGGAACCTGCGACTTTTTTTGAAACTGTTAATGTGACCGATTATCAGTTGGAAAAGCCCTTTTCTGTCCGCTTACATCAAAATCTTCATTTAAATACACCACTTACAGCAGATTGGAAGGAGATGATCCGTTCGGAATGGAATGCGAACTAA
- a CDS encoding SDR family NAD(P)-dependent oxidoreductase has translation MGKTALITGSSRGIGRSVALQLGLSGYQVVINGTKQSLIDEVVREVRSSGGVATGYCANVADPLAVTAMVDHVAEKYGRIDVLIHSAGNLHDQKCIRMTDYEWNSVIDVHLHGAFYCTQRVLPYMTPYGGDILFMTSTAGLSGSVGQLNYSAAKAGMLGMVWTLAAELARYQIRVNGISPAALTDMTRPVIEHIKEKCARRKDSFPDFWKIGEPDDVAKFVAALLAQPDQDITGEIFGVNGSTVTRWQKPAPVFSEEGIDRFFAAWYRQKGTK, from the coding sequence ATGGGTAAAACAGCTTTAATTACCGGATCTAGCAGGGGCATTGGAAGAAGTGTTGCTCTTCAGCTTGGATTAAGCGGTTATCAGGTCGTTATCAATGGTACCAAGCAAAGTCTCATAGATGAAGTGGTAAGAGAAGTTCGAAGCTCAGGAGGCGTGGCTACTGGATACTGTGCTAACGTCGCTGACCCATTAGCAGTTACTGCGATGGTAGACCATGTTGCAGAAAAGTATGGCAGGATAGATGTATTGATTCACTCTGCTGGTAACTTACATGACCAAAAGTGTATACGCATGACGGATTATGAGTGGAACTCGGTTATCGATGTTCATTTACATGGTGCTTTCTATTGCACTCAGCGAGTATTGCCTTATATGACTCCATATGGAGGCGATATTCTGTTCATGACATCGACTGCCGGGTTATCTGGTTCTGTAGGACAGTTGAATTATAGTGCAGCAAAAGCCGGAATGCTCGGCATGGTGTGGACTTTAGCTGCAGAGCTTGCGCGCTATCAAATTCGTGTAAATGGTATTTCACCTGCCGCATTAACGGATATGACTAGACCTGTAATTGAGCATATAAAAGAAAAGTGCGCTAGGCGCAAAGATTCATTTCCTGATTTCTGGAAAATCGGTGAACCGGATGATGTCGCGAAATTCGTAGCCGCATTGCTGGCACAGCCTGATCAGGATATAACTGGTGAGATATTTGGAGTAAATGGTTCAACGGTGACTCGATGGCAAAAACCTGCGCCTGTCTTTTCTGAAGAAGGAATAGACAGATTTTTCGCAGCTTGGTATCGGCAGAAGGGAACGAAATAG
- a CDS encoding MaoC family dehydratase produces the protein MKKQITTALVQQYAAASKDRAAIHLNEEAAARAGYKRPIVHGMYIMGIAQSLYLAEHPAQWIKTCNMKFINPLLTDAVASFHFEDCVDQIDITVTAETGEVIAKGTFSVEERF, from the coding sequence ATGAAAAAGCAAATCACAACTGCTCTTGTTCAGCAGTATGCTGCTGCCTCTAAAGATAGAGCTGCCATTCATTTGAATGAGGAAGCTGCAGCCAGGGCTGGGTATAAACGACCTATTGTACACGGAATGTACATCATGGGTATTGCACAGTCCTTGTATTTAGCGGAACATCCAGCTCAGTGGATCAAAACCTGCAACATGAAATTTATCAATCCACTATTAACAGATGCGGTAGCAAGTTTTCATTTTGAAGACTGCGTAGATCAAATTGACATAACTGTTACAGCAGAAACTGGCGAAGTCATTGCGAAGGGCACTTTTTCAGTGGAAGAGAGGTTCTAA